The genomic stretch CTAAAAGCGATAAATTACTTAAATTAAATGCCTTATCAATATTTCTCTCTGTAGCAGAAAGAAAACCTATTATCTCATCTTTCGCTGCGATTGGAGCTACCATAAAACTATTTCTTTTATATCTAAGACTTTTATTAGGTCTGAATCTGCTGTCTCTGTCTACATCATAGGAATAAACAGGCTTTCCAGTACGAAGAACTTCTGAAAGTACATTGTCATCAACAGTTACAATACCGTATTTAAGAACATCTTCATCAATACCAATACCAGCCTTAAACTTGAAAACTCCATTATCTTTTAATATAACAGATACTCTATGAGCTTCAAATGCCTCACATACTATACTGATATTATCATTAAGTATCTCTTCAATAGTTTCGCATTTATTGATAGAAATAGACATCTGATACAAAGCACCTACCTCATAAGCCCTTGACTGTGCTCTGTCGTATACCATTTTATTAACTAAAGCTAAAGATACAATATTAGCAAATAATGACATTACAACTGTATCCTGCTCTATAAACTTTCCATTTTTTTTATTTATTAAAAATAATGAACCTATATTTTTTTTTCTTACTTTTAGAGGTACAAATAATATATTTTTAAGCTCTTCTCCTAATACTTCTTTCATAGGAATAAAAGCAGAATCTTCCTGCGGATCATTAGAATATAATGAACATGATGTGGTATAAGCTCTTACAGCCAGAGGTCTTTCGCTGTCAATAATATTTCCAAAGAATTTACTTCCCAAAGGACCTATAGACATTTCATAGTGAAGATTATATAATTCCTGATCCACCAAATATAAAAGAATAGAATCTGTGTACATAATAGTTTTTATTTCTGATATGATTGTAACTAGGGTTTCATCATGATCGCCGCTGGCATTCATTCTTTTGATAATACCAGAAAATACTTCAAGCTGCTTTTCGGGATTATCCACTATATCATATATATCCACACAATACCTCTAAATGTTATTAGTATATACTATTTTATTATATCATAGTGTATTTTATAGTCAACATATATTTTTTCTTTTTAAGCATTCTACTCGTTTTAATAGTCATTGATAAAATCAGCTGCAATTTTATTTAATAATATGATATTGAAGTTTTTTTATTAATTGTTATATTATATCAAAAAATTTAATTATTTTTAAGGAAGATATGAAAAGAGGCATAACAATAGAAGGTGTAAATATACCA from Brachyspira murdochii DSM 12563 encodes the following:
- a CDS encoding SpoIIE family protein phosphatase, whose translation is MDIYDIVDNPEKQLEVFSGIIKRMNASGDHDETLVTIISEIKTIMYTDSILLYLVDQELYNLHYEMSIGPLGSKFFGNIIDSERPLAVRAYTTSCSLYSNDPQEDSAFIPMKEVLGEELKNILFVPLKVRKKNIGSLFLINKKNGKFIEQDTVVMSLFANIVSLALVNKMVYDRAQSRAYEVGALYQMSISINKCETIEEILNDNISIVCEAFEAHRVSVILKDNGVFKFKAGIGIDEDVLKYGIVTVDDNVLSEVLRTGKPVYSYDVDRDSRFRPNKSLRYKRNSFMVAPIAAKDEIIGFLSATERNIDKAFNLSNLSLLEMLAQQIGENYMHVLLSEESKIKESLTEEINFTEQLQKSVLPKEFPNDGLFDIAAVSIPSKNVGGDFYDYIKISDAKYALVIADVSGKGLGAGFFMTMTRSILRVYFSEMDDPAKILESANKHIYKDSNNGMFVTCFLVVIDTENKTLTYSNAGHLTQYLLKKYQISSLDSILEMHTHGKPLGFIEDAKYQNKQISYSNGDTIILYTDGITETFNKDEEEYGEERLKNILKNDYDDAKELVDDIVNETISFRGKTPQFDDITLLVARLL